The Diadema setosum chromosome 1, eeDiaSeto1, whole genome shotgun sequence genome has a window encoding:
- the LOC140244086 gene encoding receptor-type tyrosine-protein phosphatase kappa-like codes for MADENPYEDMKDVPVIELTASSPNPERKSESLNPRCHPKYQVIQKDESGNIEMSIFKGCGSPSGSKKWSGSHDNLDEPEMKESNGDNIYQDLSVPGPIAVHELQAYIEHKKAEKGNGLILEYQMLKNSQLHSWTVASKEQNKTKNRFKNIIAYDHSRVVLEIVNGDPHSDYYNANYIHNYRGEKGIIASQAPNEASLTDFWRMVWQENVETVVMVTALTQNGKDQCTQYWPEKSRSITIGNFSIFLSEEHTFSDHAIRELVIKTGRGEEKRTVTQFHYMSWSKKEVPVDYTTLLDFVEAVLHHHTTMPLSKRNRPMLVHCSAGAGRTGTFLTLYNMLFMMRETGKVDIFGFVNQMRENRIKMVDTQDQYLFIYHALLEVYLLGQTNIPVSQFKKRVFTLNRVDPKTKKTNIQLEYELLDSLAPVPPSNAFRGGEMPQNKNKNRFPDILPLDTKRPCLFSEGLEDSTDYINASLMNTFTEEGVFVVTQAPLPNTVVDIWRLVFDWKCPVIVMLNELDPSDGTCPQYWPNEGTLQMGSLNVARVGSSSGLHFVRDTFTVSRKGESVSVTQFRLFGWSAASNKLRSPMSLIHLVRAVQEAVKTVYTSGPVIVHCINGTGWSGVFCALWSVIDKCQRKNTVDIFHAVKNLRANRPNMVESLDQYKLCYDAMSKYLESQQESAYMNMDTFTGHAEC; via the exons ATGGCAGATGAGAACCCGTACGAAGATATGAAAGATGTTCCAGTCATTGAACTGACTGCATCCTCCCCTAACCCAGAACGCAAATCAGAATCTCTGAATCCAAGGTGCCATCCCAAATACCAGGTGATTCAGAAGGATGAGAGTGGGAATATAGAGATGAGTATCTTCAAGGGTTGTGGCTCCCCCAGTGGTAGCAAGAAATGGAGTGGTAGTCATGACAACCTAGATGAACCAGAGATGAAGGAGAGTAACGGGGATAACATCTACCAGGATCTTTCAGTTCCTGGTCCTATAGCTGTCCATGAGCTCCAGGCGTACATTGAGCACAAGAAGGCAGAGAAAGGCAATGGACTCATCCTGGAATATCAG atgcTGAAGAACAGCCAGCTTCATTCATGGACTGTAGCGTCAAAGGAGCAGAACAAGACTAAGAATCGCTTCAAGAACATCATAGCAT ACGATCATTCCAGAGTTGTTCTGGAGATTGTGAATGGTGATCCCCACTCAGATTATTACAATGCAAACTACATCCAT AATTACAGAGGAGAAAAGGGGATTATCGCATCACAAG CACCAAATGAAGCATCGCTGACTGATTTCTGGAGGATGGTATGGCAGGAAAATGTTGAGACCGTTGTCATGGTGACAGCTTTGACCCAGAACGGAAAG GACCAATGCACGCAATATTGGCCTGAGAAGTCACGATCCATCACCATTGGAAACTTCTCCATCTTCTTGTCTGAGGAACACACATTTTCTGATCATGCTATCAGGGAGTTGGTCATTAAGACG GGAAGAGGTGAAGAGAAAAGAACAGTCACCCAGTTCCACTACATGTCCTGGTCTAAGAAGGAAGTTCCCGTGGACTACACCACTCTCCTTGACTTTGTTGAAGCTGTTCTCCATCACCACACCACAATGCCTCTATCTAAAAGGAACAGACCAATGCTTGTACATTGCAG CGCTGGAGCAGGAAGAACAGGTACCTTCCTCACCCTCTATAACATGCTGTTTATGATGCGAGAGACTGGAAAGGTGGACATCTTTGGCTTTGTCAACCAGATGAGGGAAAACCGTATCAAGATGGTAGACACACAG GATCAGTATCTGTTCATCTACCATGCTCTTCTTGAGGTCTACTTGTTGGGCCAGACCAACATTCCTGTGTCACAGTTCAAGAAGAGGGTATTTACTCTGAACAGGGTGGAcccaaagacaaagaaaaccAACATTCAACTTGAATATGAG TTGCTTGACTCTCTGGCACCAGTTCCTCCTAGCAACGCCTTCAGAGGAGGAGAGATGCCtcagaacaagaacaagaacagaTTCCCAGACATCTTGCCGT TGGACACCAAGAGACCTTGTCTTTTCTCAGAGGGACTTGAAGATTCTACTGATTACATCAATGCATCGCTTATGAAT ACCTTCACAGAAGAGGGTGTCTTTGTAGTTACCCAGGCTCCCTTGCCCAATACAGTAGTGGACATATGGCGGCTTGTCTTTGACTGGAAGTGTCCTGTCATTGTCATGCTCAATGAGCTTGACCCATCCGATGGG ACATGTCCTCAGTATTGGCCCAATGAGGGCACCCTTCAGATGGGATCTCTAAACGTTGCACGAGTAGGATCTTCAAGTGGATTGCACTTTGTCCGCGACACATTCACTGTCTCAAGGAAGGGGGAG AGTGTGAGTGTGACCCAATTCAGACTGTTTGGATGGAGTGCTGCAAGCAACAAGCTAAGATCTCCAATGTCTCTCATTCACCTTGTGAGGGCAGTACAGGAAGCGGTCAAGACTGTCTACACCTCAGGCCCAGTTATCGTCCACTGCAT AAATGGGACGGGTTGGAGTGGAGTATTCTGTGCTTTGTGGTCTGTAATTGACAAATGCCAGAGAAAGAACACAGTAGACATCTTCCACGCAGTGAAGAATCTGCGTGCCAACAGACCCAACATGGTGGAATCACTT GACCAGTACAAACTGTGCTACGATGCCATGAGCAAATATCTAGAGAGTCAACAGGAGAGTGCATACATGAACATGGATACTTTTACTGGTCATGCTGAATGCTAG